The Corynebacterium pseudopelargi genome contains a region encoding:
- a CDS encoding TetR/AcrR family transcriptional regulator, whose product MTPAGPGRKTGPKPKFSTHDVVDAALSIGIDRFTMNAVATQVGVGAPSLYRLFASRDDLVGACLQEILARNPWQQTDLSWPDKLKRWSRYCWDVCEAYPGLALTLYTYPFPQVHGMRLLGHVLEDFEDSGLDRDTVLYALDFIGDTAITLSLGLQSYRIEPRNEQRNKLLAKNRELLEQNLPQEITKIEQSQDLYQHTVAPKTEFIIAALQAGIRPDIPKP is encoded by the coding sequence ATGACACCAGCAGGCCCGGGGCGAAAAACCGGGCCTAAGCCCAAATTTTCCACCCACGACGTGGTCGATGCCGCGCTTTCGATCGGCATCGACCGATTCACCATGAACGCCGTGGCGACGCAGGTGGGCGTCGGTGCTCCGAGCCTGTATCGCCTCTTTGCAAGCCGCGACGACCTCGTCGGGGCTTGCCTTCAAGAGATTCTTGCCAGAAACCCCTGGCAGCAAACGGATCTTTCTTGGCCAGACAAGCTCAAGCGTTGGTCACGCTACTGCTGGGATGTGTGCGAGGCGTACCCAGGATTGGCATTGACGCTCTACACCTATCCCTTCCCTCAAGTGCATGGCATGAGGCTGCTGGGGCATGTGCTGGAAGATTTCGAGGATTCCGGACTTGACCGCGATACCGTGCTCTATGCCCTGGATTTCATCGGCGATACCGCCATCACCCTCAGCCTTGGATTGCAAAGCTACAGAATCGAGCCACGCAATGAGCAGCGCAACAAGCTGCTTGCCAAAAACCGTGAGCTGCTAGAGCAAAACCTGCCCCAAGAGATCACTAAGATCGAGCAATCCCAAGACCTGTATCAGCACACGGTCGCGCCCAAAACCGAATTCATCATTGCTGCTCTTCAAGCAGGTATCCGCCCTGATATTCCAAAGCCTTGA
- a CDS encoding YkvI family membrane protein, which yields MKQSMSIAMAFVGLLIGAGFATGKEMMQYFVSFGSTGMWGLVVTGVIMVVFGAVVLQIGSYFLADEHGAVLKNVAHPRLSWLLDAAVSITMAAMGMMMLAGAGSTFQQAFHVPAWLGSLLMAVVVYFVCFLNPDKVAKVIGAVTPLMIVAIIAIFIYSLLHIPEDFSLSAANAVAQQEPSPVQPWWWSAVNYSGMSLICAVGMSLVIGGSYTKLRDVAIGGMLGGIILTVMLTFETLVLFLNVDAAAGKDIPMAAIGSDIHPIVGVSISALILVMIFNTALGDVYAFSRRVNVLAPRHPKINLFIILFISWLISLVGFGSLIQIIFPILGYIGMVIGVVFVAWRIRWSKLIAGEKARRNRIRQLTRVHIHPEIYVDNSLELNHELEGSEADNDKLLATVAEEERPNLELDAEEYKEPGQS from the coding sequence ATGAAACAGAGCATGTCCATCGCCATGGCATTCGTTGGCCTGCTAATCGGCGCAGGCTTTGCCACCGGCAAGGAAATGATGCAGTACTTTGTCTCCTTTGGCTCCACCGGCATGTGGGGGCTCGTGGTCACAGGCGTGATCATGGTCGTTTTCGGCGCCGTGGTCCTACAAATCGGCAGCTACTTCCTCGCCGATGAGCACGGGGCGGTGCTCAAAAACGTTGCACACCCACGCCTTTCCTGGCTTCTCGACGCCGCAGTATCCATCACCATGGCAGCCATGGGCATGATGATGCTCGCCGGCGCAGGCTCCACCTTCCAACAGGCCTTCCATGTACCCGCATGGCTCGGTTCCCTGCTGATGGCCGTGGTGGTGTACTTCGTCTGCTTCCTCAACCCCGATAAGGTGGCAAAGGTCATCGGCGCAGTCACACCGCTGATGATCGTCGCCATCATCGCGATCTTCATCTACTCACTGCTGCACATCCCAGAAGATTTCTCGCTTTCCGCCGCCAACGCCGTGGCACAGCAAGAGCCCTCCCCCGTGCAGCCCTGGTGGTGGTCTGCCGTGAACTACTCCGGCATGAGCCTGATCTGCGCCGTTGGTATGTCACTGGTGATCGGTGGTTCTTATACCAAGCTTCGCGACGTCGCGATCGGCGGCATGCTCGGCGGCATCATCTTGACCGTGATGCTCACCTTTGAAACCTTGGTGCTCTTCCTCAACGTGGATGCAGCAGCAGGCAAGGACATCCCCATGGCCGCCATCGGCAGCGATATCCACCCCATCGTCGGTGTGTCGATCTCTGCACTGATCTTGGTCATGATCTTTAACACCGCGCTTGGCGATGTCTACGCATTCTCCAGGCGCGTCAACGTCCTTGCACCCCGCCACCCCAAGATCAACCTCTTTATCATCCTCTTTATTAGCTGGCTGATCAGCCTGGTGGGCTTCGGATCACTGATCCAAATCATCTTCCCCATCCTGGGCTACATCGGCATGGTCATCGGCGTCGTCTTCGTGGCCTGGCGCATCCGATGGTCCAAGCTGATTGCTGGCGAAAAAGCTCGCCGTAACCGCATCCGCCAGCTCACCCGCGTGCATATCCACCCCGAGATCTACGTGGATAACTCCCTCGAACTCAACCACGAGCTTGAGGGCTCCGAAGCCGACAACGATAAGTTGCTGGCCACCGTGGCAGAAGAGGAACGCCCCAACCTCGAGCTCGACGCCGAAGAATACAAAGAGCCCGGACAGTCTTAA
- a CDS encoding family 1 glycosylhydrolase, with the protein MRTISPHPLKKVAAVLLGISLACTGATAPSANAQELALPATGQAQLTQLTQLTELPQQLQQALPDNLPIPEGLGSGAPEGSAAPEGSPAASQQTQAPSKEVPFHWGVATAGFQIEGSNRDSNWSRYASEDRQDGDKHIDGVRNAVDFRHRYAEDIANAASLGVNTFRLSIEWSRIEPEPGHFDMEEVAYYDDVLRLIREHGMTPMITMIHYVYPGWIVDQGGILSQQAEDAFARYAAFITDRWGGDGTMWVTLNEPFVWFGHDVEIHLAQRTQLPEYLDMIVNFNRIGYEAAHAKDPNTLSGTNFAFLPTIAPVQRALLFERLNPHMDYAGIDYYYSVSATNLSAIHAAFADFAAVTPEPEGIYYATRQYAEIFPGKPIYIVENGQPTDNAQPRADGYPREEFLHDTIYWIQRAIADGVPIIGYNHWSLVDNYEWGDYSARFGLWTVDVKNDPTLTRHATPAVEEYRRIIADGGAQGPLYRQPALCSFAALPQSCVQPAEVDGPRVLLR; encoded by the coding sequence ATGAGAACAATTTCCCCTCACCCCCTAAAGAAGGTAGCAGCAGTGCTATTGGGAATCTCTTTGGCCTGCACCGGCGCCACCGCACCGAGTGCAAACGCCCAAGAACTTGCCCTGCCTGCAACAGGCCAAGCACAGCTCACCCAGCTCACCCAGCTCACCGAGCTGCCCCAGCAGCTCCAGCAGGCGCTGCCAGACAACCTGCCCATCCCCGAAGGACTTGGCAGCGGCGCGCCCGAAGGCTCTGCCGCACCCGAAGGCTCTCCTGCAGCGTCTCAGCAAACCCAAGCCCCAAGCAAAGAGGTGCCCTTCCACTGGGGCGTGGCCACCGCGGGTTTCCAGATTGAAGGCTCGAACCGCGATTCCAACTGGAGCCGCTACGCCTCGGAGGACCGCCAAGACGGCGACAAGCACATCGATGGTGTGCGCAACGCTGTGGATTTCCGCCACCGCTACGCAGAAGACATTGCCAACGCCGCGTCCCTTGGCGTAAACACCTTCCGCTTGAGCATCGAATGGTCGCGCATCGAACCTGAACCAGGCCACTTCGACATGGAAGAAGTTGCCTACTACGACGATGTGCTGCGGCTGATCCGCGAACACGGCATGACCCCGATGATCACCATGATCCACTACGTCTACCCCGGTTGGATTGTGGATCAAGGCGGCATTTTAAGCCAGCAGGCAGAAGACGCTTTTGCCCGCTACGCAGCGTTTATTACTGACCGCTGGGGTGGCGATGGCACCATGTGGGTCACGCTCAATGAGCCCTTCGTGTGGTTTGGCCACGACGTAGAAATTCACCTTGCCCAGCGCACCCAACTGCCCGAATACCTGGACATGATCGTGAACTTCAACCGCATCGGCTACGAGGCTGCCCATGCAAAAGACCCGAACACGCTCTCAGGCACCAACTTCGCCTTCCTGCCCACCATCGCCCCCGTGCAACGCGCCCTGCTGTTCGAGCGCCTCAACCCTCACATGGATTACGCGGGTATTGACTACTACTACTCGGTTTCGGCCACCAACCTCTCTGCCATCCACGCGGCTTTCGCCGATTTTGCCGCAGTGACCCCGGAGCCCGAGGGCATCTACTACGCCACCCGCCAATACGCGGAGATCTTCCCCGGCAAGCCGATCTACATCGTAGAAAACGGCCAGCCCACCGATAATGCGCAGCCGCGCGCCGATGGTTATCCGCGCGAGGAGTTCTTGCACGACACGATCTATTGGATTCAGAGGGCCATCGCCGATGGCGTACCGATTATTGGCTACAACCACTGGTCGCTGGTGGATAACTACGAGTGGGGCGATTACAGCGCACGCTTTGGGCTGTGGACTGTGGACGTGAAAAATGACCCCACCCTCACCCGCCACGCCACCCCAGCGGTAGAGGAATACCGTCGCATCATTGCCGATGGTGGCGCCCAAGGCCCGCTGTATCGCCAGCCCGCGCTCTGCAGTTTCGCTGCCCTGCCGCAAAGCTGCGTGCAACCTGCCGAAGTTGATGGGCCAAGGGTGTTGTTGCGCTAG
- a CDS encoding AMP-binding protein: MKTNIARRHVAHQFLHFLQRMRQRKIISFGGPKEILADVQNIRRWGGLEATIVSRAARQVPDRVALIDDDGQLTYKELIEEAEKLARALHQRGCHSGANVAVMALNGRGVILPLIARQMAGFNIFLINGNSSAVQIEEYLDFHDIKAMIVDEEFLERMTESARNRTVLLAHLEDEPVETGDVDGRPYETMQHAMDTADMSVDLPAKPARSHHVLMTSGTTGMPKAVIRRHLKSPQSSANIAAVVPFERNMRVLLSAVLFHAYGWAYLGMALITQSTIVTHRHFDATKVLDDFKEHDITLWVAAATRIRGVVAYMDDNNIDHYEGLKAITNSGSLLLPVEIQKTYEKFGPVLCSMYGSSETTAISTAGPHDLIRDPHLSGFIYPGCIVKIFDDNGNELPDGEEGVVAISSYDLFAGYTDPAVEPRMIDGMYYMGDRGYKKGNRLYILGRDDDLVITQYAEKIYPVEIMDEVMRLDQVRDCFVHGVPDAHTGQALRAYVITKDEIAPDTIREHVRSHLSDAHVPRDVVYVDDFKRGPTGKVLARFLPEPDEHNQREEANATR, encoded by the coding sequence GTGAAAACGAATATCGCACGCCGCCACGTGGCTCATCAGTTCTTGCACTTTTTGCAAAGGATGCGCCAACGCAAAATCATCTCCTTTGGCGGCCCCAAGGAAATCCTCGCCGATGTCCAAAACATCCGCCGGTGGGGCGGGCTGGAAGCCACCATCGTCAGCCGCGCCGCACGCCAGGTTCCTGACCGCGTAGCGCTTATCGACGACGACGGCCAGCTCACCTACAAGGAGCTCATCGAAGAGGCGGAGAAGCTCGCCCGCGCCCTGCATCAGCGCGGCTGCCACTCCGGTGCCAATGTCGCAGTGATGGCACTAAACGGCCGTGGCGTGATCTTGCCGCTCATCGCCCGCCAAATGGCAGGCTTTAATATCTTCTTGATCAACGGCAACTCCTCTGCCGTTCAGATCGAGGAGTACCTCGACTTCCACGACATTAAGGCCATGATCGTGGATGAAGAATTCCTCGAACGCATGACGGAATCTGCCCGCAATCGCACCGTGCTCCTGGCGCACTTAGAAGATGAGCCGGTAGAAACGGGCGATGTTGATGGCCGCCCCTATGAGACCATGCAGCACGCCATGGACACCGCGGACATGAGCGTTGATCTTCCCGCGAAGCCTGCCCGTAGCCACCATGTGCTGATGACGTCCGGCACCACCGGCATGCCCAAGGCCGTGATTCGCCGTCACCTGAAGTCGCCGCAGTCTTCCGCCAATATCGCAGCCGTGGTGCCCTTCGAGCGCAACATGCGAGTGCTGCTTTCCGCCGTGCTCTTCCACGCCTATGGCTGGGCATACCTGGGCATGGCCTTAATTACCCAGTCCACCATCGTCACCCACCGCCACTTCGACGCAACGAAGGTGTTGGATGACTTCAAGGAGCACGACATCACCTTGTGGGTGGCCGCAGCAACCCGCATCCGTGGCGTGGTGGCCTACATGGACGATAACAACATCGACCACTACGAAGGCCTCAAGGCCATCACCAACTCCGGCTCGCTGCTGCTGCCGGTGGAAATTCAAAAGACCTACGAGAAGTTCGGCCCCGTGCTGTGCTCCATGTACGGTTCCTCCGAAACCACCGCGATCTCTACCGCAGGTCCTCACGACCTCATCCGCGATCCGCACCTCTCGGGCTTCATCTACCCCGGCTGCATTGTCAAGATCTTCGACGATAACGGCAATGAGCTTCCCGACGGCGAAGAAGGCGTAGTAGCTATCTCCAGCTACGACCTCTTTGCTGGCTACACCGACCCGGCTGTGGAGCCACGCATGATCGACGGCATGTACTACATGGGCGATCGTGGCTACAAGAAGGGCAACCGCCTGTATATCCTCGGCCGCGACGACGATCTGGTGATCACCCAGTACGCAGAAAAGATCTACCCCGTCGAGATCATGGACGAAGTCATGCGCCTAGACCAGGTACGCGATTGCTTCGTGCACGGCGTACCCGATGCCCACACCGGCCAGGCACTGCGCGCCTACGTCATTACCAAGGACGAGATCGCACCGGATACGATCCGCGAGCACGTGCGTTCGCACCTCTCCGATGCCCACGTTCCTCGCGACGTGGTCTACGTAGACGACTTCAAGCGCGGCCCCACAGGCAAGGTGCTAGCACGCTTCCTTCCCGAGCCCGATGAGCACAACCAGCGCGAAGAAGCCAACGCCACGCGCTAG
- a CDS encoding GDSL-type esterase/lipase family protein: MKLRYLSALCAVACSAALAMPAAAQGISPNNPFASQGRELPHINMEAALDQATWVDPSVPQTVEPGNLVTFGDSIMANMTAGDAAFSMATKGARKANPNAAATISTLDPNINLHGCAQGTPSLPKKIAADLGVPLNDYSCPGATMYTPSAAALTIPEQVDAAIADGALNPQTRYVTLQGGYNDVYNNYFTLTGEGANDAEIAARINQPTQRDMFAAAIDGAISKIKQAAPNAKIALVGYHEITENTPAGWQCLYHIGEGYGRDNVWGASYAVPIFFDTQGEMNVQKWLAEAAQRHGVQFADERAFSAGHGECAAPADRWVAGILIDTTTGEHNLALHLTDEGVDAIGSDVANKIR; the protein is encoded by the coding sequence ATGAAGCTTCGCTATCTCAGCGCCCTGTGCGCCGTTGCCTGCTCAGCAGCATTGGCTATGCCGGCAGCAGCCCAAGGCATTAGCCCCAATAACCCCTTTGCCAGCCAGGGCCGCGAACTGCCCCATATCAATATGGAAGCAGCCCTGGATCAGGCCACTTGGGTAGATCCCAGCGTCCCCCAGACCGTAGAACCTGGCAACTTGGTCACCTTCGGCGATTCCATCATGGCCAACATGACCGCCGGTGATGCAGCCTTCTCCATGGCCACCAAGGGCGCACGCAAGGCCAACCCGAACGCAGCCGCAACGATTTCTACCCTGGATCCCAATATCAACCTTCACGGTTGCGCCCAGGGCACCCCGAGCCTTCCTAAGAAGATCGCCGCCGATTTGGGCGTGCCGCTCAATGATTACTCCTGCCCCGGCGCCACCATGTACACCCCCAGCGCTGCTGCATTGACCATTCCTGAGCAGGTTGATGCCGCTATCGCCGATGGTGCGCTGAACCCCCAGACCCGTTATGTCACCCTCCAGGGCGGCTACAACGACGTCTATAACAACTACTTCACCCTCACCGGTGAGGGCGCAAATGATGCCGAGATCGCAGCTCGGATCAATCAGCCCACCCAACGCGATATGTTTGCTGCTGCCATCGACGGTGCGATCTCCAAGATCAAGCAGGCTGCCCCGAACGCCAAGATCGCATTGGTGGGCTACCACGAGATCACCGAGAACACTCCTGCCGGCTGGCAGTGCCTGTACCACATTGGTGAGGGCTACGGCCGCGACAATGTGTGGGGCGCAAGCTACGCAGTGCCGATCTTCTTTGATACTCAAGGTGAGATGAATGTGCAGAAGTGGCTGGCCGAGGCCGCTCAGCGCCACGGTGTGCAGTTCGCTGATGAGCGCGCGTTTTCTGCCGGCCACGGTGAGTGTGCAGCTCCCGCTGATCGCTGGGTGGCAGGCATTTTGATCGACACCACCACCGGTGAGCACAATCTTGCGTTGCACTTAACCGATGAAGGCGTCGATGCGATTGGCTCCGACGTGGCCAATAAGATCCGCTAA
- a CDS encoding AMP-binding protein: MSNRYTLATRVDRSVPKREVFRQLRFFLKKMRERDMIASGGAQDLAEDLKNIRRWGGLEATIMARGARQVPDKVALVDDDGELTYFEFFQQADRLARALHARGLHSGANVAVMALNGRAAILPLTARSMAGYNIFMINGNASAAQIEEYLDFHNVQALIVDEEFLPRITERARKREVILGHLEAEAVETGEHEGRAYESLDHVIHTANVHHPLPKKPEKSMHVVMTSGTTGMPKGVVRRQLNSPQGFASVAAAIPLERNMNVLLTAVLFHAYGWAYMGFSFLAQSRVVTRRHFSAEQVLADFRDYDITTWISAATRIRTVISYMDEHGIEQHEGLKVITNSGSPLLPVEIQRANDKFGPVLCSMYGSSETSAVAVAGAEDLVNDPHLTGRVYPGCMVKIFDEHGNEVPEGEEGVVGISCFDLFAGYTDPAIEAPMVNGMYYMGDRGYLKGDRLYVLGRADDLVITQFAEKIYPIEIEDEILRDERVEDAFVQGVPDEHTGQALRAYVVANEEITPDEIRERVRQQLSEAHVPRDIVYVEDFPRGPTGKVIARDLPEPDQHNQRES; this comes from the coding sequence ATGTCCAATCGCTACACACTCGCAACCCGAGTGGATCGAAGCGTGCCCAAACGTGAGGTTTTTCGTCAGCTTCGCTTCTTTTTAAAGAAGATGCGTGAGCGCGACATGATCGCTTCAGGGGGAGCGCAAGACCTCGCTGAAGATCTAAAAAATATTCGCCGCTGGGGCGGGCTCGAAGCCACCATCATGGCCCGCGGCGCACGCCAAGTACCCGATAAAGTAGCCCTGGTCGACGATGACGGGGAACTTACCTATTTCGAATTTTTCCAACAGGCTGATCGCCTCGCCCGAGCACTGCATGCACGCGGGCTTCACTCAGGCGCCAACGTAGCCGTCATGGCACTCAACGGCCGCGCCGCCATTTTGCCGCTGACCGCCCGCTCAATGGCCGGCTACAACATCTTCATGATCAACGGCAATGCCTCTGCCGCACAGATCGAAGAGTATCTCGACTTCCACAACGTTCAGGCACTGATCGTTGACGAGGAATTCCTCCCCCGCATCACCGAACGCGCACGCAAGCGCGAAGTCATCCTTGGCCACCTCGAAGCCGAAGCGGTAGAAACCGGCGAACACGAAGGTCGCGCCTATGAATCACTCGATCACGTGATTCACACCGCCAATGTGCACCATCCGCTGCCCAAGAAGCCGGAAAAGAGCATGCACGTGGTGATGACTTCCGGCACCACCGGCATGCCCAAGGGCGTGGTGCGCAGGCAGTTGAACTCCCCGCAGGGCTTTGCATCGGTAGCAGCGGCCATTCCGCTGGAACGCAATATGAATGTGCTGCTTACCGCCGTGCTCTTCCACGCCTATGGCTGGGCCTATATGGGCTTTTCTTTCCTTGCCCAATCCCGCGTAGTAACGCGCCGCCACTTCAGCGCCGAGCAGGTACTGGCCGATTTCCGCGATTACGACATCACCACGTGGATTTCCGCTGCTACCCGCATCCGCACCGTGATTAGCTACATGGACGAACACGGCATTGAGCAGCACGAGGGCTTAAAGGTAATCACCAACTCCGGCAGCCCGCTGCTGCCGGTGGAGATTCAGCGCGCCAACGACAAGTTTGGTCCGGTGCTGTGCTCGATGTACGGCTCTTCCGAAACCTCAGCCGTAGCTGTTGCAGGTGCCGAGGATCTGGTTAACGATCCCCACCTCACCGGCCGGGTGTATCCGGGCTGCATGGTCAAGATCTTCGATGAACACGGCAACGAAGTGCCAGAAGGCGAAGAAGGCGTGGTGGGCATCTCCTGCTTCGACCTTTTTGCAGGTTATACCGATCCCGCCATCGAAGCCCCCATGGTCAACGGCATGTACTACATGGGCGATCGCGGCTACCTCAAAGGCGATCGCCTCTACGTGCTCGGCCGCGCCGACGACCTAGTGATCACCCAATTTGCCGAGAAGATCTACCCGATTGAGATCGAAGACGAAATCTTGCGCGATGAGCGCGTAGAAGACGCCTTCGTTCAAGGCGTGCCCGATGAGCACACCGGTCAGGCACTGCGCGCCTATGTGGTGGCCAATGAGGAGATCACCCCAGATGAGATCCGTGAGCGCGTGCGCCAGCAGCTCTCGGAAGCCCACGTCCCCCGCGACATCGTCTACGTGGAGGATTTCCCACGCGGACCCACTGGCAAGGTGATCGCTCGCGATCTGCCAGAGCCCGATCAACACAATCAGCGCGAATCCTAA
- a CDS encoding oleate hydratase: MQPYQKSYPTDYYGNRFVQNDLGRYLEIRPEAPKNIEQRKAYFVGGGIGNLIAAGYLLRDGQMPGENITVLEQMAVPGGSFDGAGNNEDGFIARGGREMGQHFECFWDIMKDVPAVDLPAPHTVLDEFRMYNETDPNISNCRLINDQARNRLRMPEMGLSKRSQLKMIKLLAVKEEKTYYKTIEDWFDQDFFESNFYTLWRSMFAFQDYQSLTEMKRYMHRFLQYLPGFPDFSCLRFSRYNQYTSFIEPLVNYLKGQGVRFQYDTVVQDLDIEVAGNAFEVTGIHCIHEGKEKLIDVRPEDIVIVTNGSLTESTGYGDNTTPAPFKKDPGPAWDLWKNIAAKAPNCGRPEVFCSDPDKTVWQSVSFNFYGGYDNPFNAKLRELSRNDLFSGKTVTAGIITADDSPWLCSLTVHRQPQFIGQEDGLCVAWAYGLHWWNKGSVTAKPMLECTGEEVLREFCYHFGVEDVEKTIAMTKVRLATMPWITAEFMPRGEGDRPWPVPEGSKNLGFTGQFVETPDDCVFTTEGSARTGQMAVYGLLGIERDIQPIWPTQYDIRSMLHSASAMNDGKLPGGKLLRRLLKGTYYEDILPKGRESGPVR; encoded by the coding sequence ATGCAGCCCTATCAAAAGAGCTATCCCACCGATTATTACGGCAATCGCTTCGTGCAAAACGATCTGGGACGCTACCTAGAAATCCGCCCCGAGGCCCCGAAAAATATTGAGCAGCGCAAGGCTTATTTTGTAGGCGGGGGCATCGGCAACCTCATCGCCGCCGGCTACTTGCTCCGCGATGGCCAGATGCCGGGCGAAAACATCACGGTACTGGAGCAAATGGCCGTACCTGGCGGTTCCTTCGACGGCGCCGGCAACAATGAAGACGGCTTCATCGCCCGCGGCGGCCGCGAGATGGGCCAGCACTTCGAGTGCTTCTGGGACATCATGAAGGACGTTCCAGCCGTGGATCTTCCCGCACCGCACACCGTCTTGGATGAATTCCGTATGTATAACGAGACGGATCCGAATATCTCGAATTGCCGTTTGATCAATGATCAAGCCCGCAACCGCCTGCGTATGCCAGAGATGGGGCTTTCCAAGCGCTCGCAGTTGAAGATGATCAAGCTGCTTGCGGTCAAAGAGGAAAAGACCTACTACAAGACGATCGAGGATTGGTTCGATCAAGACTTCTTCGAATCAAACTTCTACACCCTGTGGCGATCGATGTTCGCCTTCCAGGACTATCAATCGCTGACGGAAATGAAGCGCTATATGCACCGCTTCTTGCAGTACCTGCCCGGCTTCCCCGATTTTTCCTGCCTGCGCTTTTCTCGTTATAACCAGTACACGAGCTTTATCGAGCCGCTGGTGAACTACCTCAAGGGCCAAGGTGTGCGCTTCCAATACGACACGGTGGTCCAAGACCTGGATATCGAAGTCGCAGGCAATGCCTTTGAGGTCACCGGAATTCATTGCATCCACGAGGGCAAAGAAAAGCTTATCGACGTCCGCCCTGAAGACATCGTGATCGTCACCAATGGCTCGCTCACGGAATCCACCGGATATGGCGACAACACCACGCCTGCACCCTTTAAAAAGGATCCAGGCCCAGCATGGGATTTGTGGAAGAATATCGCGGCCAAAGCCCCGAACTGTGGGCGCCCAGAAGTCTTTTGCAGCGACCCGGACAAGACGGTGTGGCAATCGGTGAGCTTCAACTTCTACGGCGGCTACGACAATCCCTTCAATGCCAAGCTGCGCGAGCTTTCGCGCAATGACCTCTTCAGCGGCAAGACGGTCACAGCAGGCATCATCACCGCCGATGATTCTCCCTGGTTGTGCTCTTTAACTGTGCACCGCCAGCCACAATTCATTGGCCAAGAAGATGGGCTGTGCGTGGCATGGGCCTATGGCCTGCACTGGTGGAATAAGGGCAGTGTTACTGCTAAGCCCATGCTCGAATGCACCGGCGAAGAGGTCTTGCGAGAATTCTGCTACCACTTCGGGGTAGAAGATGTAGAAAAGACCATCGCCATGACCAAGGTTCGCTTGGCCACGATGCCCTGGATTACCGCAGAATTCATGCCGCGCGGTGAAGGCGATCGCCCGTGGCCTGTGCCCGAAGGCTCAAAGAACCTAGGCTTTACTGGCCAATTTGTAGAGACGCCGGATGATTGCGTCTTTACCACCGAAGGCTCGGCGCGTACCGGCCAGATGGCGGTGTATGGGCTGCTTGGAATCGAACGCGATATCCAGCCGATTTGGCCTACGCAATACGATATTCGTTCCATGCTGCATTCTGCTTCGGCCATGAATGATGGCAAGCTGCCCGGAGGTAAGTTGCTTCGTCGTCTGCTCAAGGGCACCTACTACGAAGACATCCTGCCCAAAGGCCGTGAATCCGGCCCTGTGCGCTAG
- a CDS encoding pyridoxamine 5'-phosphate oxidase family protein, producing MSNDAIKVLDQQACLDKLREEKLGRLVVRRKDDMDIFPVNFVLDESGEAPCVYFRSAEGSKLFSVNLNHDVLFEIDHLEGEEHAWSVVLKGTATVVETFAEIRHADTLDLKPWVPTLKYNYVRIDIDSLSGRAFDLGEEPERY from the coding sequence ATGAGTAACGATGCAATCAAAGTCCTAGACCAACAAGCCTGCTTGGATAAGCTGCGCGAAGAAAAGCTGGGGCGCCTGGTGGTGCGCCGCAAGGATGATATGGATATCTTCCCGGTGAACTTCGTGCTCGATGAATCAGGCGAAGCACCGTGTGTGTACTTCCGTTCTGCAGAAGGCTCCAAGCTTTTTAGCGTGAACCTCAACCATGACGTGCTCTTTGAAATTGACCACCTCGAAGGCGAGGAGCATGCCTGGTCGGTGGTGCTCAAGGGCACAGCCACCGTGGTAGAGACCTTCGCGGAGATCCGTCACGCCGATACCTTAGACCTCAAGCCCTGGGTGCCGACGCTGAAGTACAACTACGTGCGCATTGATATCGACTCCCTTTCCGGTCGCGCCTTTGATCTGGGCGAAGAACCAGAGCGCTACTAA